Within the Thermodesulfobacteriota bacterium genome, the region CTTATTTAAAACGGAACATATTTATGACACCCACTATAATAAAATAGTGGTCGTCGGGCAGGCAGTCATTCATGCACGATAGTTAACGGTGAATAGTTCTGCGGTTGGGGAGTTTTTCAAACTTGTTGCAAAAAGCTTAAATATGGGAAGACAAGACCGATTCAAGCTCGCCCAAGCATCCTGTATAGAAATGATCCGCTCCTGTTATGATTTCCAGATGTGCTGTTGGATTCCACAAAGGGCGCATGGTTTTAATTCGATCGGCAGGGGCAACATCATCCTGGCTGCCGGTTACCACCAGCTTAAGGCAGGGGATTGAATGAACCGGATTAAAATCGACAAACCCGACAGGCGGCGACACCATGACCATATTCTCAACCAAATTGATCTTATTGATTGCCAGCGCATTGACCCAGGTGCCAAAGGAGTAGCCTGCCAGATTGATCTCTTTGATCCCTTTGTCTTTAAGGATTGAAAGTGCAGCACGGACATCTTCCTGTTCGCCTGCGCCGTCATCGTAACTTCCCTGGCTGTTTCCCGCGCCGCGAAAATTGAATTTTAAGGTGGTAAAACCTTTTTTTTGATAGGCACGGGCAATGAGATCGACAATAAAATTGTGCATATCCCCGCCATAAAGGGGGTGTGGGTGGGTAATGACCACCCCGTTGTCCATGCTGTTTTTATCGAGCAGGCCTTCCAATTGGTAATTTTCAGATAGAAAAGAAATGCTCTGTTCCATTATTCAATGACAAAATGCACGCGTCTGTTTTTTCTTTTTGATTCTTCGCTGCGGCTCTTATATGAGGGACATTCCTTCCCATAGCTGACAACGGTCAGCCGTGACGGCGATATACCCATCTTTATCAAAAAACTTTTTACCTCCCCCCCGCGCCTTGCGCCAAAGGCAAGGTTATACTCGGCGGTACCCGGCTCATCTGTATGTCCTTGAATGATTACCGAAATTTCAGGATTAGTTTTTAGCCAGCCGGCTTTTTTCTCTAACAATGCCTGTGCTGCTGAAGACAGGGAATAACTTCCTTTGCTAAAATAGATGTCTTCATTTTCGAACAGGTTCATGGCATCCGCCATGTCACGTTCCGCTTTTGCCGATGCTTCTCTCAGACGTTCTTCCTCGAGAATTCGCTGCTGTTCAAGCTCTTCCTGTCTTTTTATTTCGGCAAGTCGTGATTCTTCTTCCTCTTTCTGTCTGGCAGCCTCATCCTCAGATACCTGACTTAAAGAAGGCTCGTCTTCAATGGTCTTGCCGGCACATGAGATAAAATAGACATGACCGGGTAGAATAAATAAGAGGGCCAAACCGATCCACAGCTTATTTTTCATTCCCTTCTCCTTTTTTGCCGGGGTTTTCTTTATTCTCCATAGATATGCAGCCTTTCGTGGTACCATATCCCCAGGACATCAAAAATCTCAATATCGGCAAAGTATACCTTGGTGAGTCCGTGTTTTTTTGCAATATCCCCAATGGCATTGGAGTTAAACTCCGTATAAAGCCCGTAACCGGACACCGGCTCCTCTATATGGATGATTAACCCACGCGCCTGGCTATCCGTTACAGGCGTGTTGTGAAGATCTATTGTATATGGTAGCCTGTAGTGCTTGAAGACCCTGCCTCGTAAAATACTATTGTCAGAAAGACCTATGGACATACATCCGCTTATTAACGGAAGAAGCAAAAGCAGGCCTGCTAAAAAGATATATTTTTTAAGTGTCATGTGATGTTACCATCAATCCCCATAAACGATCACTCGCCACCGGGCATATATTCCGAAAAATATCTGGGTTGATTCCTGGTCCGCATGTTTTAAAACCGTAATATTTCCGTTTTTTGCTGCGGCCGCATAGCTGGCATCCCCCCATGAAACCAGCCAGAAGAGGCTGTAAGCTTCGGCAACTCCCACTTTGGAACCCAGTTCTGTTCTGTCGAGGTTCGAATCATAGGGAGTTTTGATATGCACATAGGCACAGCCGCTGAAGATTAAAATGACGGCAAGCAAAATTGCAAGTTTGAATCCGGATTTCATAACAACTCCTTATCATATGGATGGGTTTATCATCTTTATAGCAAAAGGGTTTTCCTTTTTCAATACAATATCTTCAATCTGAATTTCAGCAACTAAAAAACAGTTATTTAAAAAAGCTAAAGTTTTAACCGGTAATGACCGATGGATAAATCAGGAGGTTCATATCGTGGATATTATCGTTGGCGGCATGCCTTTTATCAAAAAGGACCCGCCCCAAGAAAAAATGGCTTTACGCTCCAATACAAAGCTGTTTCGCAAAGATCAGCGGAAAAACAAACAGGATCGGCGAAAGAGTGTAAGGGATGGTGTGTTTGTGTCGCTGTCGTATAAAAAAGATCGTCGAACGCAGCGGGATAGAAGAAAAAGCTATTAAGACCTGCAGGCCAAAGAGGGCATGTTGACACGGCCTATATAGAGGGCGATAGCAAAGACCAAATCACCACCAGCGTTACGGACAGGCAAAAGGTTCCGCATGGCAGAAAAATAGCCATATGCGGATGTTACTGGCTTTCCACCGGGGCCACAATCAGTTTTTGTCCGGGATGAATGACCGCCTCAGGAGTCAGGCGGTTTAATTTACGCAAATCATCCACCGTGATCCCGTAACGGCGGCTGATCTGATAGAGTGTTTCCTTGGCCTTGACCTCATGATAGACCGGATGCGCCATTTTTTGCGACACCTTTGCCGGTTCCGGTTTTTTGCTTTTAGCAGTTTTACGGCCCCTGTTTGGCGAGGTGTAAAGCTCATTGTTGATAATATCCAATTTTAAAGACGTTGACGTTTCAAACCTGTCGAACCGGTCGAGCAACAGGTCAAATTTTTTCCTCTGCGTATCAAAAAGTGTCAGTTCTTTATCGATGTCGGCCAGTTTAACAAGTCTTTCTTCAAGATGGGCCACGCGTTTCTCCAGGGTGACGATTTCTTTTTTGCTTGCCATATCAGTCGTTTTTGTGAGGAAAATGATAAATAATAAAATCATCACCACAAAACCAACGCCCAGCAAAATAATAGGCATGGGAGATGATTTTTTTCTGTCCCATATATGGCGCTCGTCTTCATTTAAATAATCCTCTCCGGTCACTTCCTCTATTGTGTCAATATACTCCTCATCCATGGTTCTTTCTCCTTTGATTCACCATTTTTAAAATGAATAAAATAATACATGTTGTGTGTCAAGGGAAAAGCAACACAATATATAGTGGATAGTGGGGAAAGGGGTCAGCGTTTTAGGAATACAGCCGGCTGGCATCCAGTTGGGTTTTATAGTATCGGTAATACTTAATCACCTTTTTGACATAGAACCGGGTTGCCCCGAAAGGCGGGATTCCGCGGTGCTCCCTGACTTTTCTGCTCCCGGCGTTATAAGCTGCCAGTGCCAGCTCCACATCTCCATCAAACTGGTTTAACAGCTTTCTGAAATAACGGACACCGGCATTTATGTTGTGTTCAGGGTTGAAAATGTCCTTTACACCAAGAGATCTGGCGGTTTTCGGCATCAACTGCATCAGACCCTTGGCGCCTTTTTTAGAAACGGCTTTGGGATTATAACTGGATTCAGCCATAATGATAGCCATCACCATGGCCGGATCCACCTTATAACGATTGGCCGCTTTGAGAACAATGGGCTGAAACAGATGCTCCGCTGAATTCCAGCTGAGAATGGGTCGCCTTTGATCCTGTTCGGCAACCGGTGGCTTTTCTTGCAAAGGATCAGAAATGATAGGCTGCCCGATATCATGCTCTTTCGCCACCACCAGAGCGGTCTTAGATTCCTCATATATCGACGGCATCACCATGCCCATAACGATTGCAACGACGGTTAGCCACAAAGCCAGGTTCATCGAAGGAGGATTTATGGGGGAGTCTTCTTTCATAACGAATCATCAATAAGGATTTAATGATCAGTATTATAATAGGGTAAATCGAGATGTATGTCAATAAAAACAGGGGACCATGGCAGGGTAAGCCCTTCGTGGTAAACCGATTCTATGCTAACAAATGCGTTTAACATGTTAGGTTCTTCTCCAAATTAGTTGGAGAAGAGGGTCCAAGGACTCCAGGGATCAAGGATTCCCCGATGACGGGATCTCCGTTTTACTACGACAAGTGTTTGTTTTCTAAAGATTTTATCAGCGCTTTTATAGTGGTTGTTAAAAAACGTTTCTTAATCTAAACGATTTTTCTTACAACCACATATACCGCAATTCCATATTTTGGAATTTATTTATGAAAAGCGGTACAACATTCTTTCGATCTCTGCTATGTCTTTTTTTGCTGTATCCAATTCACCTTTATCAATGAAGCCTAAATCTCCAGCTAATAATATCTGGGTTTCCAGTTCGCAAACCGAACCATAAGAAATGTAAAGCATCCTCATGTAATCAAGGGTTGTCTTTCTTCATTGGGGAATTTTGCTGTTATTAATATATCTTTAAACAGAGTTTGTATGACTCTCACCAGACATTCAACGCCTTGTAATTCTTTAGTATTTCACTCGAACCCTTGAAACCTTGGCTCCTTGAACCCTCTGGAACCACACCGACCCACTTGAAGATGATTCACATGCTTTGTCTGAATTAACTACAACTAATCGGAAGCTGATCCACATGTTATTATAAATGGGATTTATTGTAAGGTCATCAATTATGGGTGATACTTTTTACGCCACCATCAAAATTGCTGCAAGATACTGTTTACAAAATGATTGCAATCACGTATTGAAACATTGTCTCTGACCCTGTTTCTGCTTTTTTTATCAAGATGGAGTTTTAAAATGAATTTCAGGATAATTTTATATCTTTTTTGTGCTGTTATCTTTTCTGGCACAGCTGCAATTGCAGGCGAAAAGCCGCTGTCTTTAAACGAAATCATGGATAAGGTGGAAAAAAGATACGATGTGGACGATTTTTCATCGTATTTTGTTCAGGAGTCCACACTTAAAGCCATGGACATCTCGGACGTGGCTTCAGGAAGTATATATGTCAAGCGCCCGGGCATGATGAGATGGGAGTATGATAAGCCGGACAAACAAACAATCACCACCAACGGGGAAAAGTTATGGGTATATAAGCCGGATGACAACCAGGTGATGATCGGTAAGGCGCCTTCTTTTTTCGGGGACGGTAAAGGGGCGGGCTTTTTGTCCGATATAAAGCTGATTCGTGAAAAATTTGAGGTTTATTTTGAAAAACAAAAAAGTGATCATGACTACGTGTTAAAGCTGTTACCCAAAGAACAAACAGCGGGAATCACTGAAATTTATCTGGCAATTTCAAAAATAACCTTTAAAATAAAAAAAATTACCACGCGAAACCAATATGATGATGAAACCGTCATTGATTTGATTAATTCAAAATTTAATCTCAACCTGGACAAGTCGCTGTTTCACTTTATTGTACCCGAGGGGACGGATGTGATAATGATGGATGAATAGTGAGATGGTTTTTTTTACAAATTCATCGAAGTTAACTTGATAGGATAAACATGAAAGAAAAAATAAAACAATTACTTAAAGAAAAAAAAGCGATTATGCTGGCGCATAACTACCAGCCGCCGGAAATTCAGGACCTGGCGGATCTTTGCGGTGATTCATTGGAGCTCAGTATAAAAGCGGCCCAAACCGATGCAGAGGTGATTCTGTTTTGCGGCGTGCATTTTATGGCTGAAACAGCCTCGATTTTATCACCGGACAAGACCGTACTTCTTCCGGTAAAAGAGGCCGGATGCCCCATGGCGGATATGGTCACACCCGAACAACTGAAAGCCAGGCTGGATAAACTGCCCCCCATGCCGGTGGTGACCTATGTAAATTCGAGCGCATCTGTCAAGGCCATCTCTACAGTTTGCTGTACATCCGCAAACTCCATTGAGGTGGTAAACAGCCTGGATGAAAACGAGGTTATGATGGTTCCTGATCGAAACCTGGCGATGTATACCGCCTTACACACCGAAAAGAAAATACATCTGTGGGAGGGATACTGCCCGGTTCATGAGGGACTGACGGTCCAAGCCTGTATGACGGTTAAAGATAACTATCCGGAGGCCGTTTTTATGGCACACCCTGAATGCCGGCCGGAAGTACTGCAACTGGCGGATGTGATCGCCAGTACTTCGGGAATGATACGTTATGCCGCTGAATCCGCAAAGAAAGCGTTTATCGTGGGAACTGAAGTGGGCCTGGTTTATGCCCTGCAAAAGGCAAACCCGGGCAAGAAATTTTATCCCGCTTCAGCCGGTATGGAATGCATAGATATGAAACGGATTTCCCTCGATGATGTGGCAACAAGTCTCGAATTTATGAAAGGAGAAGTGAATGTGCCGGAAAATATCCGGGTACCGGCGCTAAAGGCGGTACAGCGTATGGTTGATCTGTCTCGTTAAAAACCGTCACAACGGCGATACCGCCATGGGGCCGAAAAGGTGCGAAGCATAAAAACGTCCAATTTTTAAATGTTATTTACGATATCCTCCGGTATATCCGCATTGGTATAAACTTTCTGCACATCATCACAGTCATCCAGGGTTTCCATCAGCTTGACCATCTGCAGGGCTTGTTTTCCCTCAAGGTTTGTGGTGGACTGGGGGAGCATGGTCACCTCCGCATCGATATAGGCAAAAGCCGCCTGATCGATGGCCGCTTTTACCGATTCAAAATCGTCCGGTTCGGTGATGATTTCAAAGGACCCGTTATCCTCGCGGACATCTTCCGCACCGGCTTCGATGGCGGTTTCCATTAAAGAATCTTCATCCACCTCTTTTTTTTCTATGGCGATATAGCCTTTTTTATCGAACATCCAGGCCACACATCCGTTTTCTCCCAGATTCCCCCCGTTTTTACTGAAAATATGGCGAATATCAGCCACCGCCCTGTTTTTGTTATCGGTGACCGATTCGATAAAAACAGCAGCCCCGCCGGGACCGTAACCTTCATAGGTGCTTTCTTCGTAATTCACTCCTTCCAGTTCACCGGTTCCCTTCTTTATCGCCCTTTCAATATTATCTTTGGGCATGTTTTCACTTTTTGCTGCGGCTATGGCGGTCCTCAATCGGGGATTGGCATCCGGATCTCCGCCACCCATGCGTGCGGCAACGGTGATTTCTTTAATGAGTTTGGTGAAGATTTTTCCCCTTTTGGCATCGGTGACCCCTTTTTTATGTTTAATGGATGACCATTTACTGTGACCTGACATAGTGACCTCCTGATTATAGTAAGCGTTCACGGAACGCTGAAATTAGAAAATAGAAATGGGACATTTGGCCTTCATGCTTTTGTGCTGCTCTCGTTTCATCTCTTACGAGTTTCTACTTTCCAGTTTCGAGTTTCAAGCCGTGAGCGGCTAATGATTATAACGCCTTCTTTTTTTTAGCGATAATATAAACTTCCTTGCTTGCTTTGCGACTGCTTTTGGGTTTGAAAATATGGCAGGTGGCAAAACAGCGTTTGACCGAATGTACAAATTGGTTAAAATCTTCTCCCTGAAATATTTTGCAGGCAAAGGCGCCACCGGGCAGCAGTACATCTTTGGCAATTTCAAGGGCCGCCTGGCAAAGATTAAACGATCTTGCCGAATCAACGCTTTTAATGCCGGTGGTGGAAGGCGCCATATCACTCATCACCACGTTAAAGTCATTTCCTATGGATGGGGAAAATGAATCAAAGGAGAAAATATCACCGGTACAGCTGGTCACATGCGGCGGAAGATTGATTGTCACCGGCTTAAGATCTATACCGGTCACATGTCCTTTATTTCCCGTTAGTTTAGCGGCATAAATCAGCCAGGAACCGGGACAGCAGCCCAGATCAAGCACCCGGTCCCCCTTTTTGATCAGGTGGCACTTCTGCTGTATTTCCTGAAGCTTGTAAACAGATCTGGCCGGGAAGCGTTCCTTTTTGGCCCGGTGCGCATAGTGATCGTTCCACTTACCGTGTTTTTTCCCTGATCGATTCATAACCTTAAGTATATTTCATGTCAAGTAGCGAGACCTGCGTGCCAAGCAAACCAGTTGGGAACTAAAATAGGGTTTCAATGCATTCAGCTATAGTTTTTATTCCTGTCATATCGATCCCGGTTATATTCGACATGCGTTTCAGGTTGCTTTCCGGGACCAGACATCGGGTAAAACCCATTTTCTTTGCTTCGCCGACCCGTATTCCTGCCTGGCCGATGGCCCTGACTTCACCGGTAAGTCCGACTTCACCCAGGACCACGGTGGCTTCCGGAATGGGTTTATCCAAAAAACTGGATGCCACCGCGGAAACAACACCAAGGTCAACGGCAGGTTCATCGATTTTTACCCCACCGGCGACGTTCATAAAGATATCATGGCCCATTAGATGCATACCTAACTTTTTTTCCATCACCGCGGTCAGGAGCGCCACCCTGTTTTGATCCAGTCCCAGTATGGTTCTGCGCGGTGTCCCGAAACTGGTACTGCTGGCAAGAGCCTGGAGTTCAACAAGTATCGGCCGGGAGCCTTCGATACTGGCGGTGACCACCGATCCCGCTGCGTTTTCCGGTCGCTCAGAAAGAAACATCGCCGAAGGGTTGGTGACTTCATCCAGGCCCTGTTCTTTCATTTCAAACACGCCGATTTCATTGGTCGAACCGAATCGGTTCTTGACCGCCCTTAGAATCCGGAAAATATGGTTTCGGTCGCCTTCAAAATATAAAACCGTATCCACCATATGTTCCAGAAGCTTCGGCCCTGCGATGGCTCCGTCTTTGGTGACGTGACCCACCAGGAAGGTGGGAATCCCGGACTTTTTTGCCATGAGCATCAGCTGGACCGTCGATTCCCTGACCTGGCTCACGCTTCCGGGTGCAGACGTCAGTTCCGCACTATACATGGTCTGAATCGAATCGATGACCAGCACCTGCGGATGGGTTTTTTCAACCATGGACAGGATGGAATCGAGATCGACTTCCGATACAACCAGTATATCCGGCGATACGGTGGAAAGCCTTTTGCTTCTTAAGCGGATCTGCTTGATCGATTCTTCGCCTGAGACGTAAAGCACCTGGCGTCCGTTTTTTGCCAGGCCATAAAGTGCCTGCAGCATAAGGGTGGATTTGCCGATACCGGGATCGCCACCGATAAGGACAAGGGTGCCCGCCACCAGCCCACCGCCCAGGGCACGGTCGAATTCCTTAATCCCGGTAAGCAGCCTGGTTTCATTTTTAAGATCAATGGTGTTAATGGGAACCGGCGCTACAGAAGATGCCGGCAAACTGCGCTTTACACCCCTGGCCTGTTTAAGTGTCTGTTTTTCTTCCACCAGGCTGTCCCAAGCCCCGCAATCCGGGCATCTTCCCATCCATTTATGGGCCTGATAACCGCAGGACTGGCAGCAGAATACTGTTTTGCTGGTTTTTTTCATGATGTTAAATTGGTTGAAAGTGTGTTATGGTTCAAATATGGATAACATGTCGGATGAATACGATCAAGATGGTTTACCTTTTTATTAACGTCTTTTTGCAGCTAGTCAGACTGAAGGTGTTTGGGATGAAGGGGGTCGGAAGAAGATGATTGCCATATCTTGGTGGAAATATCTGCTTCGTTCACCAAACACGACTTCAAGATACGTTTTTTCCTAACAGCCTTCAGTCTATCCACCTGAGTGGTTAGGCTTTTTTCTATTCCTACCTCTGTGCTTAAAGGTAAGGGATTAGTCCGAATCGAGAGATTATAATGATCGATTATCATATCCATACCAAACTTTGCAATCATGCCAGGGGGGTGATGGGCGCCTATGTGAAGCGGGCGTTGGAGAAGGGTTTGCAAGAAATATGTTTCCTGGACCACCTGACACTTACCGAGCCCGGCAACCGGCTGTCAATGACACCGGGCGAAGTCCCCTTTTATTTTCAGGCCGTACAACAGCTGAAAAAGAGTTTTAACGGTATGATCAGCGTAAAGGCGGGCCTGGAGGTCGATTTTAGCCCGGAGAATACGGATCGGGTGGAACAGATCATCGAAACGTTTTCTTTTGATGTGATCGGCAGTTCCATTCATTTTCCCGGAAATATCGATATCGTAAACAGCCAGTCGGACTGGAAACAGGGAAGGTTCGATACAGATGAGGTGTACGGGCTTTATTTTTCTCAACTTAAAACCATGCTCCAATGTGACTATTTTGATGTCATCTGTCATCTTGACCTGCCGAAGAAGTTTGGCAGGCAGCCGGTAAACGATTTTAATAAACAATTGGATGAAATTATCACCCGGATCAAAGATAAAGATCTTACCGTTGAGCTTAATACCGGCGGGTATAATCACCCGGTGGCTGAAGCGTACCCGGCACCCGGTATAATAAAAAAGTGTCATCAGGCAGGAATCCGCATGACCCTCGGTTCAGACGCACACCATCCCGACGACGTCGGCCGGCACTTTGACCGGGCGATTTCCCTGCTCCGAGAAGCCGGATACACGCACCTGGCCTCATTTACAGGGCGACAGCGTTTTGCTATTCCACTGGAAAAGCATGGGCCGAAAAGCGAAATGAAATAGCCGGCCGATTTTGGCTTGTTCTAAATGGGACACGGATAAACGCGGATAAACACGGATTTCACCGGTATTTATATACGAGTTTTTCATCGTTTAAAACGGAATATATTTATGAGAAACAGTAAAAAAAAGGATTCAAGGGGTCGAGGGGTCAAGGATACGAGGGGAACACTATAGTATTACAGGCTCTTAAAAGCTTAGTATAAGTTCTATAAACTCTGTTTGCACGTTTCCAGAATAATTAAAACTTCCTAAAAGAAGATGGATACGGCCTGAAATTACAACTAAGAGGACAGGATGTCTAATACATTGATAAAAATGATAGACAACAGGCACTTGAACCCTCGAGCCCTTGAATCCTGGAACCCTTTTCTCCAACTAAATTGGAGAAGAACCACTTATTATAATAAAAGGATATAACATATATGCGGCAAAGCGGAAGAGATGTAAAATTTTTTGTCCTCACTATTGGCTTTATGTTGATGATGCTGTTTGCACCGTCTCAATCCTTTGAAACAGAGCGAAAAGGCAATCATTTTGATTCCCTGATGGAGCAACTGGTCAACGACGGTTTTGATAAAGAAACTATAAAAGTCATTTACCATAACTCAAAAGTTGCTTTTGAAGCCAAAGGGGTGTCACTGTTTTTTATCCACAGTGAAGAAAGGCTCGATTATGACCAGTATTCGGTCACAAGCCAGATTAAGAAAGCCAGGTCATACATGAACAAGCACCTCGCTTCACTTTCGCGGGCGGAAAAGGCGTATGGAGTGGATAAAGAGGTCATCACCGCCATCATCCTGATAGAAACTCAGTGCGGCACCCTGCTGGGAAACAGGTCTGTGTTAAATACGCTTTCCACCCTGGCCAGCCTTTTTGATGTGGAGGTTCGGGAAAAACTGTGGAAAGAAATATCCAACACCCCTGAACTGACCAGGGGAAAGTTCGATCAAAAAGCGGATAAAAAATCAAAATGGGCCTACAGAGAACTAAAGGCGTTTCTTAACCACACCCTGTTTGAAAAAATCGATCCTGTGGCCATCAAGGGTTCATATGCAGGCGCCATGGGCATTTCTCAATTTATGCCGAGCAATATACCGGAACTGGCAAAGGACGGGAACAACGATGGCAGTATCGATCTGTTTAACCACGCGGATGCCATCGCCAGTATTGCGTATTTTTTAAAGCATCATGGATGGAAACCGGGTCTAAGCCAGCAAAAGGCGGAAAAAGTGGTCCACCATTATAATCACAGCGAAAGATACGTGGAGGCGGTATTGAAGATATCCAAGCTTCTGGAAGGCTGACGGTCTCGTCAATCCCGCTACGCCTTTTTATCCCGCTGCTTTTTAGCGGGGGAATTTGAACTTTTTACGAAACCGTCCAAATCTGACGATCTACGGGTTCAACAAGGACTGAAAATGACATTAAAAACGTTCGCTATATTTTTGGGATTATGCGTGCCTTTTTTTCTCATGACCATCTGGGCCATTGTCGATGCCGCCCAGAAAGATTTCGGTACGGTGGGGAAAAAAGCGTTCTGGTGGCTGATTGCATCCATTCCTTTTGTTGGATTTATTCCCTACTTTCTCATCGGGTTCAGAAAAGGAAAGAAACCAGATAATGGGTGAGATTAACCAGTCTCATGGCGGATGGTGCTGATCAACAATATGAGAAGCTTATTAACGAGAAAGGGATATGCAAATAGAGATCCTTGGAGCTGAGTCCTTAGGCGTAAGGGGTCTTTGTTGTTTGGTGACCACCAAGCACAGAAACATACTCATCGATCCTGGAACGGCTTTGGGCTACATGAGAGAAAAACTACTGCCTCATCCGGTGCAGATCGCTGTGGATGAAAAAGTGCAGCAAAAGGTCATACGTGCCTGGGGAAATGCCACCGATATCGTGATCAGTCATTTCCATGGGGATCACGTCCCTTTGGCCGATGCCAACCCCTATCAGTTGGACATAAAAAGACTGATTGGATTGAATGAAAAACGTAACATATGGACCAAAGACCCGTGCCATTTTTCTCCGACTGAAACACAGCGGGCAAAACATCTTTCTTCCTTGCTGCAAACCGATCTGATTCCAGCCGAAGGTAAAAAAAAAGGGTGCATGTCATTTTCTGAGGCGGCACCGCATGGAAAGGCAAATGACCGGATGGAAACCGTCATGATGACCAGGATTGAAGAAGACCAGGTTTTTGTTCACGCATCGGATATACAGCTTCTCGATGATGAGACGGTGTCTTATATTCTGGCCTGGAAGCCGGACATCCTGCTGGTGGGAGGGCCGGCCATTTATTTGTCCAGGTTATCGAATGGCCTGATTAACCGGGCCTGGAAAAATGCGGTAAGGCTTTCTGAAGCCATCGATATGGTGATTCTCGATCACCATCTTATGCGGAGCCATGAAGGCCTTGACTGGATAGCGCGACTGAACACTGGGAGCGGAAAAGCGGTGATGTGTGCGGCAGATTTTATGCACACGCCCAGGATGCTGCTTGAGGCCGATCGCAGAGAGCTATATGAAAAAATGCCTGTTCCCGTGGGATGGCATGAAGATTATGCGGCAGGCAAATCCAGCACCGACGATTTTTGGCGTTCGGCAAAGTCATCATCTATTGTTGCAAACTAAATTTTACTTGCTGTTAACGCAATTTAATGGCTGTCTCTCAATGATGAAGTTGACTTAACCCTTAGTGCGGCGGGCCGGATGTGGAGATATCGCTTAAACAAACGCTTTTTAATATAAATCAATTCAGCAAATAGTCTTGACATGAAAGCCTGTTTTCTATATTCATGGCTCAAATACAGGTCCCATCGTCTAGTGGTTAGGACGCTGGCCTCTCACGCCAGTAACACGGGTTCGAATCCCGTTGGGATCACCAGGAAACCAAGAGAGCCTCGAATGTGGGGCTCTTTTTA harbors:
- a CDS encoding alpha/beta fold hydrolase, which encodes MEQSISFLSENYQLEGLLDKNSMDNGVVITHPHPLYGGDMHNFIVDLIARAYQKKGFTTLKFNFRGAGNSQGSYDDGAGEQEDVRAALSILKDKGIKEINLAGYSFGTWVNALAINKINLVENMVMVSPPVGFVDFNPVHSIPCLKLVVTGSQDDVAPADRIKTMRPLWNPTAHLEIITGADHFYTGCLGELESVLSSHI
- a CDS encoding OmpA family protein; this translates as MKNKLWIGLALLFILPGHVYFISCAGKTIEDEPSLSQVSEDEAARQKEEEESRLAEIKRQEELEQQRILEEERLREASAKAERDMADAMNLFENEDIYFSKGSYSLSSAAQALLEKKAGWLKTNPEISVIIQGHTDEPGTAEYNLAFGARRGGEVKSFLIKMGISPSRLTVVSYGKECPSYKSRSEESKRKNRRVHFVIE
- a CDS encoding TRL domain-containing protein encodes the protein MKSGFKLAILLAVILIFSGCAYVHIKTPYDSNLDRTELGSKVGVAEAYSLFWLVSWGDASYAAAAKNGNITVLKHADQESTQIFFGIYARWRVIVYGD
- a CDS encoding LysM domain-containing protein, which produces MDEEYIDTIEEVTGEDYLNEDERHIWDRKKSSPMPIILLGVGFVVMILLFIIFLTKTTDMASKKEIVTLEKRVAHLEERLVKLADIDKELTLFDTQRKKFDLLLDRFDRFETSTSLKLDIINNELYTSPNRGRKTAKSKKPEPAKVSQKMAHPVYHEVKAKETLYQISRRYGITVDDLRKLNRLTPEAVIHPGQKLIVAPVESQ
- a CDS encoding lytic transglycosylase domain-containing protein, which codes for MKEDSPINPPSMNLALWLTVVAIVMGMVMPSIYEESKTALVVAKEHDIGQPIISDPLQEKPPVAEQDQRRPILSWNSAEHLFQPIVLKAANRYKVDPAMVMAIIMAESSYNPKAVSKKGAKGLMQLMPKTARSLGVKDIFNPEHNINAGVRYFRKLLNQFDGDVELALAAYNAGSRKVREHRGIPPFGATRFYVKKVIKYYRYYKTQLDASRLYS
- the lolA gene encoding outer membrane lipoprotein chaperone LolA, which gives rise to MNFRIILYLFCAVIFSGTAAIAGEKPLSLNEIMDKVEKRYDVDDFSSYFVQESTLKAMDISDVASGSIYVKRPGMMRWEYDKPDKQTITTNGEKLWVYKPDDNQVMIGKAPSFFGDGKGAGFLSDIKLIREKFEVYFEKQKSDHDYVLKLLPKEQTAGITEIYLAISKITFKIKKITTRNQYDDETVIDLINSKFNLNLDKSLFHFIVPEGTDVIMMDE
- the nadA gene encoding quinolinate synthase NadA, whose amino-acid sequence is MKEKIKQLLKEKKAIMLAHNYQPPEIQDLADLCGDSLELSIKAAQTDAEVILFCGVHFMAETASILSPDKTVLLPVKEAGCPMADMVTPEQLKARLDKLPPMPVVTYVNSSASVKAISTVCCTSANSIEVVNSLDENEVMMVPDRNLAMYTALHTEKKIHLWEGYCPVHEGLTVQACMTVKDNYPEAVFMAHPECRPEVLQLADVIASTSGMIRYAAESAKKAFIVGTEVGLVYALQKANPGKKFYPASAGMECIDMKRISLDDVATSLEFMKGEVNVPENIRVPALKAVQRMVDLSR
- a CDS encoding YebC/PmpR family DNA-binding transcriptional regulator — protein: MSGHSKWSSIKHKKGVTDAKRGKIFTKLIKEITVAARMGGGDPDANPRLRTAIAAAKSENMPKDNIERAIKKGTGELEGVNYEESTYEGYGPGGAAVFIESVTDNKNRAVADIRHIFSKNGGNLGENGCVAWMFDKKGYIAIEKKEVDEDSLMETAIEAGAEDVREDNGSFEIITEPDDFESVKAAIDQAAFAYIDAEVTMLPQSTTNLEGKQALQMVKLMETLDDCDDVQKVYTNADIPEDIVNNI
- a CDS encoding RlmE family RNA methyltransferase; protein product: MNRSGKKHGKWNDHYAHRAKKERFPARSVYKLQEIQQKCHLIKKGDRVLDLGCCPGSWLIYAAKLTGNKGHVTGIDLKPVTINLPPHVTSCTGDIFSFDSFSPSIGNDFNVVMSDMAPSTTGIKSVDSARSFNLCQAALEIAKDVLLPGGAFACKIFQGEDFNQFVHSVKRCFATCHIFKPKSSRKASKEVYIIAKKKKAL